The following coding sequences are from one Paenibacillus stellifer window:
- a CDS encoding DNA-3-methyladenine glycosylase family protein, whose amino-acid sequence MSDLLFELPLPELFNWEACLDYMARSPLECLYRTDEEGVTRLLRGDGKPLLIRLVSPEPGLLSALLLDGEPPAEDAVAGLARYIADWFDLDRDLRPFYELAGSDHLLGPLLERYRGLRIVGIPDLFEALCWAILGQQVNLAFAYRLKARIAEHYGESLLWAGHRYHLFPEPEALLAASEEELCALQLSRGKARTIRTVAALIAGGELSREELLALPHPEAAEARLTSIRGIGPWTARYVGMRCLRDAGAFPVTDVGLHNAVRSLLDMDRKPTVPELTEMFRNWRGWEAYATFYLWRALY is encoded by the coding sequence ATGAGCGATTTGCTTTTTGAGCTTCCGCTGCCGGAGCTGTTCAACTGGGAGGCGTGCCTGGACTATATGGCCCGTTCTCCGCTGGAATGCCTGTACCGGACGGACGAAGAGGGAGTGACCCGCCTGCTTCGTGGAGACGGGAAGCCGCTCTTGATTCGGCTGGTCTCTCCGGAGCCGGGCCTGCTGTCGGCGTTGCTGCTGGACGGGGAGCCGCCGGCAGAGGACGCTGTCGCGGGCCTGGCCCGCTATATCGCTGACTGGTTCGACCTTGACCGCGATCTCCGGCCATTCTATGAGCTGGCCGGGAGCGATCATCTGCTTGGTCCTCTGCTGGAGCGGTACCGGGGCCTGCGGATCGTCGGCATCCCCGATCTGTTCGAAGCACTCTGCTGGGCGATCCTCGGTCAGCAGGTTAACCTCGCCTTCGCCTACCGGCTGAAGGCGAGGATCGCGGAGCATTACGGGGAGTCGCTGCTGTGGGCGGGACACCGCTATCATCTATTCCCGGAGCCGGAGGCGCTGTTGGCGGCTTCGGAGGAGGAGCTCTGCGCCCTCCAGCTGAGCCGGGGGAAGGCGCGGACGATCCGGACCGTCGCCGCCTTGATCGCGGGCGGAGAGCTCAGCCGGGAGGAGCTGCTGGCACTGCCGCATCCGGAAGCGGCGGAGGCGCGCCTGACGTCCATCCGGGGGATCGGCCCCTGGACGGCGCGGTATGTAGGGATGCGGTGCCTGCGCGATGCCGGCGCTTTTCCGGTGACCGATGTGGGGCTGCATAACGCGGTCCGTTCCCTGCTCGATATGGACCGGAAGCCGACTGTGCCGGAGCTTACGGAGATGTTCAGAAATTGGCGGGGCTGGGAAGCTTACGCAACGTTTTATTTGTGGCGGGCGCTGTATTAA